Part of the Gemmobacter sp. 24YEA27 genome, ATCCAGATTGTTGGCAGACCCAGAATATCGGCAAAGCAATCATTGGGCAGCGAGCCGCCCAGATTGGGCAAGAGATGCGGCGCAAGGCCGGTGCTTTCCTCCAGCGAACCCGCCGTAAACTGCACCCAGGGGTGATCGGGATCCAGCCGCGTCGCGGGGAAATAGCCGGTGTCTGTCATGGTGATCTGCACCATTCCGAAGCCCGCCTGATCCAGGTGGCGTCGCAGGGCCGGAAGGATTTCCTCCGGATCGGTCCCGACCACATAGCGCAGCTGACAGGTGGCATGGGCTTCACCTGCGATGGCATTCACCGGCGCTTCGGGCCGCCCCGATTTCATCGCCAGCACTGCAAAACTGTTCCAGCCAAAGACCCGCTCCGTCTGGCTCAGGCTTTCCTCTCCCCAGTCGGGGTCGAGGGCAAAGCCGGCCTCCGGTACGGGCAGAACCGCCAGCACCTCGCGAATGCGCGGGGTCAGCGTGTCGGGACGCCATTCCGGCACCTGGATCTGGCCCCGCTGGTCGGTAATCACCGCCAGAGCATGGGCCAGAATGATCGCGGGATCTGCGATCAACCCGCCAAAATTACCCGAATGATGCGCGCCCTGGCGCAAATCAACGCTCAGCCGGAAGGTCAGTGAACTGCGCGATCCGGTGAAAATCATCGGCCTGGCGGGGTCAATGCGTGGTCCGTCCGAGGCGATCAGCACATCGGCCTCCAGAAGCGCGGCCTCGCTGCGGCAAAACTCCTGCAACCCGGGGGAGCCCGCCTCTTCCCCCATCTCTATCAGGAGTTTCGCGTTGAAGCCCAGCCGGCCGCGCGATGCGATCACCTGCTGAAGCGCGGTCAGGTTGACCAGATGCTGGCCCTTGTTATCTGCCGTTCCCCGGCCATAGACCCGGTCATCTTCCTGCTGCAACCGGAAGGGAGAGAGCCCTTCACGCCAGTCTTCGGCCTGGCCATGAACGACATCCCCATGGCCATAGATCAGCACTGTCGGCAGGCCCGGATCTTCGATGCGACTCGCCAGCAGAAAAGGCGGCCCGCCCTGTTCGGGGTTGTCATGAAGGACGGATCCGAAGCCAAGCGCCTGCAGCCTTGGCTGCAGATCCAGGGTCAGATAGGCCAGCAGCTCGGGCGCGGCTGCGGGGTTCTGGCTTTCACTGGGGCGGGACAAAAGGGCGGCAAGGTCCGCGAGAAAAGCCCCGTTGTCGAAATATGCGACGGCATTGCGCAGCGCGGCGTTACGGGTGGGCAATGTCATGGTGCCTCATGGAGTTGGCTCTGGGTTTGCCCGGAGGCGTTGGATCCGTCCGGATCGGGTGCGACCGCGGAATATTGCTCTCGCAGCAGGTTTTTTTGCACCTTTCCCATCGTGTTGCGCGGAAGCTCTGCGATGAAGATCACCCGTTTTGGCTGTTTGAAACGTGCGAGCTGCGTTGCCAGCGCGGCGATGATCGCGTCTCCGGTCAGGGCCGAAGTGCCGGTGGGCACCACGATTGCCGTCACCGCCTCGCCAAAATCCGGGTGCGGCACGCCGATCACGGCGGATTCCAGGACGCCGGGGATCTCGTCGATCGCGGCTTCCACTTCTTTGGGGTAGACGTTGTAGCCGCCGGTGATGATCAGGTCTTTGCCGCGTCCGACGATATGGACATAGCCCCGGTCATCAATGCGACCGAGGTCGCCGGTGATGAAGAAGCCATTGGCGCGCAGCTCTGCCGCCGTCTTCTCCGGCATCCGCCAATAGCCCCTGAAGACATTGGCGCCGCGCACCTCGATCATGCCGATCTCGCCCTGCGGCAGCTCCGCGCCGGTCTCCGGATCGGTTACGATCACCTCGGTCCCCGGCAGCGGCAATCCGACTGTGCCTGCCACCCTGTCTCCGGTATAGGGGTTCGAGGTGTTCATATTCGTTTCGGTCATGCCATAGCGTTCCAGAATGGCGTGGCCGGTGCGTGCGCGCCATTCGCGGTGGGTTTCCGCCAGCAGCGGCGCAGAGCCGGAGATGAAGAGGCGCATATGCGCGGTGGTTGCCGTGTTCAGCCGCGCCTCGGCCAGCAGCCTTGTATAGAAGGTTGGCACCCCCATCAGCACCGTGGCGCGGTCCATCAGACCGAGGATGCGGTCAGGGTCAAATTTCGGCAGCAGGATCATCGATGCGCCCGAGAAGAGCGTCACATTGGTCGCGACGAACAAGCCATGGGTATGAAAGATCGGCAGCGCATGGATCAGCAGGTCGCTTGCCGTAAAGTGCCATGCCTCGCGCAGGCTCAGCGCGTTCGAGACCAGGTTGCCATGGGTCAGCATCGCCCCTTTGACCGCCCCGTCGTCCCCGAGGTGTAAAGGAGCGCCGCCAGATCATCCGCCTCACGCGGCAGGGTGGCGAAATCACCGGGCGCGGCCTTTGCCGCTTCGGTCAGGCTGCCCTGGCCTTCTGCATCCAGCGTCACCACCCGCGCCCCGGCCTTTTCGGCGGTCGCCGCCAGATCGCCGGCGCGGGCCGGATCGCAGACAAAGAGAGCGGGCTCTGCATCGCCGATAAAATAGGCGATCTCGGCCGGGGTATAGCCGGTGTTCAGCGGCAGGAAGACCGCGCCCGCCCGCAGCGTGGCGAGGTAGAGGATGATCGCCTCAACCGATTTTTCCACCTGCACCGCCACCCGGTCGCCGGGGACCACGCCAAGCCCGCTCAGCGCATGCGCCATTTTCCCGCTGCGCCGGGTCAGTTCGGTATAGCTGATCCGCTCGCCGCCCGGGGTTTCGATGGCGGTCGCCCCGGGATCTGTGATGGAGCGGGTCAGAATGTCGAAAAGATTGGCGGACATGGCATATTCCTGCAAAGGCGGGCTGTCAGAGGCGGGGGACGGGCTTCGCGGCCTTCACCGCGTCTGAGGCGACGATGTCACCACGCTCGGCAAAGCCCTCATGGTTCACTTCGATCTGGCTGAGGTCGTAGAGGTAATTGACCATCAGCCCATGCGACTGTTTCAACCCATTCTCCGAGACGTCTCCCAGAAAATTCAGCAGTTCCAGCCGGGCGCCGTTGCCCAGATGGAAGCGCGCCACCGGATCGATAACACGCCCCACCTTGTCGCGGGCGCTGAGGAAATAGCTGGCAGCGGCGGCCAGAAGCGGCGCGCGGATCTCGGCGCCATCCTCATGCCAGTCCGGCTGGTCGAGAGCGGTGAAAACAAGACGTTGCTCCGGGTGATCAGGTCGGAGGTCTCGTCCTTGCGCTGCGCGTAAAGCCAGGCGGCAAAGCCCGGCACCGGCGACAGGGTGACGAAGGTCCTGATATTCGGGCATTCGGCCTTCAGTTCCTCGACCACCTGTTTGATCAGGAAATTGCCGAAGGAAACCCCCGCCAGCCCTTTCTGGGTGTTGGAAATGGAATAGAAGACCGCGGTATCGGCCTCTTCCGCGCGGATCGGCCGGCGTGTGAGGTCCAGAAGCTCTGCCACATTGTCGGGACTGGCGCGGGTCAGCGCGACCTCGACGAAAATCAGCGGCTCATCGGTCAGCTGCGGGTGAAAAAACCCATAGCAGCGCCGGTCGCCGGGCTGCAGGCGGTTGCGCAGATCGTCCCAGTTGCGGATCGCATGCACGGCCTCGTAGCGGATGATCTTTTCAAGAATACTGGCCGGGGTGTTCCAGTCGATACGGCGCAGGCCAAGGAAGCCCGGTTGAACCAGGACCCGAAGAGATGCGCGAAATCCTGGTCGACCCGCCGCAGCTCCGGCTGGTCGCGCAGATGGCCGATGAGCTCCTCGCGCATCCTGACCAGCGCCGCAGTGCCGCCCGGTGCAAGGTTCAGGCGCCGCAGCAATTCCTGGCGGCGCGGCTCGGAGGCGCTGTGCAGTGCCTCCATCGGCCCGGCCGCGTCGGGAGCCTGTTGCAGGGCGGCCAGAGCGGCCTGCACCGCCTTCGGGTCGGGGCCGAAATCATCGGCCAGTGCCCGAAGGAAGGCCAGCCGCCCCTCAGGCCCCGCATCCTCAAAAGCCGCCAGCAGGGCACGCGCAATCACCACGCCCGAGGCCTCTCCGCGCCGCGACAGGAGGCGCGCGCCCAGCTCCGTCAGATCAGGGGGCGGGAGCCTGTCGCGCCGGACCCCTGCGCGCCAGCCCATAAAGCGCCGGCCACGTTCGCTCAGGCTCTCAAACAGATCGCCCAGCAGCGAAGGGCGGGATGAAGCAGATCCGGTTCTGGACATGACATGGTTTCCGGTTTGATGCGCCGGTAGAGTGCTGACCCCAAGGCCGGCAAAGGCCCGCGATCACCTTCATGATATATGCATTGCAACACACGTTGTATATAACAATCTTTCAGATGGATTAACGACGGCTAAAAGAAGAGAAAATTGGCATCGCCATCGGTTGAGACGAT contains:
- a CDS encoding M20 family metallopeptidase; protein product: MTLPTRNAALRNAVAYFDNGAFLADLAALLSRPSESQNPAAAPELLAYLTLDLQPRLQALGFGSVLHDNPEQGGPPFLLASRIEDPGLPTVLIYGHGDVVHGQAEDWREGLSPFRLQQEDDRVYGRGTADNKGQHLVNLTALQQVIASRGRLGFNAKLLIEMGEEAGSPGLQEFCRSEAALLEADVLIASDGPRIDPARPMIFTGSRSSLTFRLSVDLRQGAHHSGNFGGLIADPAIILAHALAVITDQRGQIQVPEWRPDTLTPRIREVLAVLPVPEAGFALDPDWGEESLSQTERVFGWNSFAVLAMKSGRPEAPVNAIAGEAHATCQLRYVVGTDPEEILPALRRHLDQAGFGMVQITMTDTGYFPATRLDPDHPWVQFTAGSLEESTGLAPHLLPNLGGSLPNDCFADILGLPTIWIPHSYAGCNQHAPDEHALMPVLRQGLIGMTGLFWDIGTPGLSPQPKNSA
- a CDS encoding malonyl-CoA decarboxylase N-terminal domain-containing protein → MSRTGSASSRPSLLGDLFESLSERGRRFMGWRAGVRRDRLPPPDLTELGARLLSRRGEASGVVIARALLAAFEDAGPEGRLAFLRALADDFGPDPKAVQAALAALQQAPDAAGPMEALHSASEPRRQELLRRLNLAPGGTAALVRMREELIGHLRDQPELRRVDQDFAHLFGSWFNRASLACAVSTGTPRPVFLKRSSATRPCMRSATGTICATACSPATGAAMGFFTRS